The Erythrobacter aurantius genome includes a window with the following:
- a CDS encoding DMT family transporter — MPFSAIAVLLVCNVLWALNVVVSKLAVDDLAMPPLFYAALRSLLVVIALAPLLRRVPSSLPRVLLIGLAISGGSFSLLFIGLQTASPSAAGIVSLTGAPLTVLFAILFLKEQVRWRRGLGIALTFAGVVIAIGSPSGLESGWGLAYVFAGAVIGAAGSVFFKRIDIGAVEMQAWAGLASVCVLFPLSFTLETGQIEAVSAAPLAIAGCVLFAGLIVSVGAHSSYYRLFQRHDANLVVPFTLLTPLLTIGFGAWLTGDPIGWTLIAGGALAVCGVAIIVLRPSTKLFKPLLVRPRI; from the coding sequence TTGCCTTTTTCCGCGATTGCGGTGCTGCTCGTCTGCAATGTCTTGTGGGCGCTCAATGTCGTCGTCAGCAAGCTGGCGGTGGACGATCTTGCCATGCCGCCTCTGTTTTATGCGGCGCTGCGTTCGCTGCTGGTGGTGATCGCGCTCGCGCCCTTGTTGCGCCGGGTGCCGTCGAGCCTGCCGCGTGTGCTGCTGATCGGGCTTGCGATCAGCGGCGGATCGTTTTCGCTGCTGTTCATCGGCTTGCAGACAGCATCGCCATCGGCGGCGGGGATCGTCAGCCTGACAGGCGCTCCGCTGACGGTGCTGTTCGCGATCCTGTTCCTGAAAGAGCAGGTGCGCTGGCGGCGCGGGCTGGGCATCGCGCTGACCTTTGCCGGGGTTGTCATCGCCATCGGCTCGCCTTCGGGATTGGAGAGCGGCTGGGGCCTTGCCTATGTCTTTGCCGGAGCGGTGATCGGCGCGGCGGGATCGGTGTTCTTCAAACGGATCGACATCGGCGCGGTGGAGATGCAGGCGTGGGCGGGACTGGCCTCGGTCTGCGTGCTGTTCCCGCTGTCCTTCACGCTGGAGACCGGCCAGATCGAAGCCGTCAGCGCCGCCCCGCTGGCGATTGCGGGTTGCGTGCTGTTTGCCGGGCTGATCGTCTCTGTCGGCGCGCATTCGAGCTATTACCGGTTGTTCCAGCGGCACGATGCCAATCTGGTGGTGCCTTTCACCCTGCTTACCCCTCTGCTCACCATCGGCTTTGGCGCGTGGCTGACGGGCGATCCCATCGGCTGGACCCTGATTGCGGGCGGGGCGCTGGCAGTCTGCGGCGTGGCGATCATCGTGCTGCGGCCCAGCACCAAGCTGTTCAAGCCGCTGCTGGTGCGCCCGCGCATCTGA
- a CDS encoding NAD(+) synthase, which yields MADTSHPFYDMHAHGFVRVATATPAHRTADVAYNVAGIMAEARRAHEQNVDLVVYPELCVSSYAIDDLHLQNAMLDASEAAIGEIAEASAQLSPVLVIGAPLRRNAKIYNCAVVIAGGEVLGVIPKSYLPNYREFYEKRWFAHGRNCQDLWIGVNGEEVPFGTDLIFSASNLPGFTFGVEICEDFWAPNPPGTLAALAGALILCNLSASPVTIGRADDRHLHCRSSSARSICAYVYSASGHGESTTDLSWDGQGVVYELGGLLAESTRFDLHPELCVVDIDTDRIAGERMRNQTFADAAEAHDRPEDTFRRVVFEHAHQPGDVGLIRPVARFPFVPSNEKTLEEDCYEAFNIQVDALMRRIQATRAKSLVIGISGGLDSTHALIVAAKACDRLGLPRTIIRGYTMPGFATSDETKGNAWKLMEAFGITAEEIDIRPAATRMLEDMGHPYADGEPHYDVTFENVQAGLRTDYLFRLAGQHHGFVVGTGDLSELALGWCTYGVGDHMSHYGVNAGVPKTLIRYLIRWTAQTGQFSDECGKVLMAVYDTVISPELVPAGEDGAIQDTEAHVGPYELNDFFLHHTIRFGQRPGKIAFLAWHAWKDASAGQWPAGFPQERKNQYDLAEIASWLELFVKRFFGFSQFKRSALPNGPKVSSQGALSPRGDWRAPSDAVADVWLADLHKSLPQGTLPAQKG from the coding sequence ATGGCCGATACATCGCATCCCTTTTACGACATGCACGCCCACGGCTTTGTGCGGGTGGCGACGGCAACGCCCGCGCACCGCACCGCCGATGTCGCCTACAATGTCGCCGGGATCATGGCGGAGGCGCGGCGCGCGCATGAACAGAACGTCGATCTGGTTGTGTATCCCGAACTGTGCGTGTCATCCTACGCGATTGACGATCTGCACCTGCAAAACGCCATGCTGGACGCAAGCGAGGCGGCGATTGGCGAGATAGCGGAGGCAAGCGCGCAGCTTTCGCCCGTGCTCGTCATCGGTGCGCCGCTGCGCCGCAATGCCAAAATCTACAATTGCGCGGTTGTGATCGCGGGCGGGGAAGTGCTGGGGGTGATCCCCAAGAGCTACCTGCCCAATTACCGCGAATTCTATGAAAAGCGCTGGTTCGCGCATGGCCGCAATTGCCAGGATCTTTGGATCGGCGTGAACGGAGAGGAAGTGCCGTTTGGCACCGATCTGATCTTTTCCGCGTCGAACCTGCCCGGATTCACCTTTGGCGTGGAAATCTGCGAGGATTTCTGGGCGCCCAACCCGCCGGGCACGCTGGCCGCGCTCGCAGGGGCGCTGATCCTGTGCAATCTTTCCGCCTCGCCCGTCACCATCGGGCGCGCGGATGATCGCCATCTGCACTGCCGTTCGTCCAGCGCGCGTTCGATCTGCGCCTATGTCTATTCGGCCAGCGGCCACGGCGAAAGCACCACTGATCTTTCATGGGATGGGCAGGGCGTCGTCTATGAACTGGGCGGATTGCTCGCGGAAAGCACGCGGTTCGATCTCCACCCGGAATTGTGCGTGGTCGATATCGACACCGATCGGATCGCGGGTGAGAGGATGCGCAACCAGACCTTTGCCGACGCGGCAGAGGCGCATGACCGGCCTGAGGATACATTCCGCCGTGTGGTGTTCGAACACGCGCACCAGCCGGGCGATGTCGGGTTGATCCGTCCGGTCGCACGTTTCCCCTTCGTCCCCAGCAATGAAAAGACGCTGGAAGAGGATTGCTACGAAGCCTTCAACATCCAGGTCGATGCGCTGATGCGGCGGATTCAGGCGACGCGCGCGAAAAGCCTTGTCATCGGGATTTCGGGCGGGCTGGATTCCACGCACGCGCTGATCGTCGCGGCCAAGGCGTGCGACCGGCTGGGCCTGCCGCGCACCATTATTCGCGGTTACACCATGCCCGGCTTCGCCACTTCGGACGAGACAAAGGGCAATGCGTGGAAGCTGATGGAGGCATTCGGCATCACGGCGGAGGAGATCGACATCCGCCCCGCCGCCACCCGCATGCTGGAGGACATGGGCCACCCCTATGCCGATGGAGAGCCGCATTACGATGTGACTTTCGAAAACGTGCAGGCGGGTCTGCGCACCGATTACCTGTTCCGGCTGGCCGGGCAGCATCACGGATTTGTCGTGGGCACGGGCGATCTGTCCGAACTGGCGCTGGGGTGGTGCACCTATGGCGTGGGCGATCACATGAGCCATTACGGCGTGAACGCGGGCGTGCCCAAGACGCTGATCCGCTATCTCATCCGCTGGACCGCGCAGACCGGGCAATTCAGCGACGAATGCGGCAAGGTACTGATGGCGGTGTATGACACGGTGATCTCGCCCGAGCTGGTGCCTGCAGGCGAAGACGGCGCGATCCAGGATACCGAGGCGCATGTCGGCCCATACGAGCTCAACGACTTCTTCCTCCACCACACCATCCGCTTCGGCCAGCGACCCGGCAAGATCGCGTTTCTGGCGTGGCATGCGTGGAAGGATGCGAGCGCGGGGCAATGGCCCGCCGGTTTCCCGCAAGAGCGCAAGAATCAGTACGACCTCGCCGAAATCGCGAGCTGGCTGGAATTGTTCGTGAAGCGGTTCTTCGGCTTTTCCCAGTTCAAGCGCAGCGCGCTGCCCAACGGGCCGAAGGTCTCCTCGCAAGGGGCGCTGTCCCCGCGCGGCGACTGGCGCGCACCGTCGGATGCGGTGGCCGATGTGTGGCTGGCGGATCTGCACAAGAGCCTGCCGCAAGGCACTCTGCCCGCACAAAAGGGCTGA
- the yghU gene encoding glutathione-dependent disulfide-bond oxidoreductase, with translation MADPTYTPPKVWSVDTESGGRFANINRPTAGAREERELPRGDNPFQLYSLATPNGVKVTIMLEELLELGHKGAEYDAFTVNIGNGDQFTSGFVAINPNSKIPALVDASGDTEFRVFESGAILVHLAEKFGEFLPKDPASRAEVLSWVFWQVGTGPFIGGGFGHFYAYAPEKYEYPINRYAMEAKRIFDVADKQLGQTRFLAGDEYTIADMANFPWLAPFVAGTIYNDAKTFLSIDEYQNVARWAREIAQRPGVQRGRLVNKVWGDEDQQLATRHSAADFDGKNLDFTF, from the coding sequence ATGGCCGATCCTACTTACACACCGCCCAAGGTCTGGAGCGTCGATACCGAATCCGGTGGCCGCTTCGCCAATATAAACCGCCCCACTGCCGGTGCGCGCGAGGAACGCGAATTGCCGCGCGGCGACAATCCGTTCCAGCTCTATTCGCTCGCCACGCCCAATGGCGTGAAGGTGACGATCATGCTCGAGGAATTGCTCGAACTGGGTCACAAGGGCGCGGAATACGACGCCTTCACTGTCAACATCGGCAATGGCGATCAGTTCACCAGCGGCTTTGTCGCGATCAATCCCAATTCGAAAATCCCCGCGCTGGTGGATGCCAGCGGCGACACCGAATTCCGCGTGTTCGAAAGCGGCGCGATCCTGGTGCATCTGGCCGAGAAATTCGGTGAATTCCTGCCCAAAGACCCTGCGAGCCGCGCCGAAGTGCTGAGCTGGGTGTTCTGGCAGGTCGGCACCGGGCCGTTCATCGGCGGCGGCTTCGGCCATTTCTACGCCTATGCGCCGGAGAAATACGAATACCCGATCAACCGCTATGCGATGGAGGCCAAGCGCATCTTCGATGTCGCCGACAAGCAACTGGGCCAGACCCGCTTCCTCGCCGGTGACGAATACACCATCGCCGACATGGCCAATTTCCCGTGGCTTGCCCCGTTTGTCGCAGGCACAATCTACAACGATGCCAAGACCTTCCTGAGCATCGACGAATATCAGAACGTCGCCCGCTGGGCGCGCGAGATTGCGCAGCGTCCGGGCGTGCAGCGCGGGCGGCTGGTCAACAAGGTGTGGGGTGACGAGGATCAGCAACTCGCCACGCGCCACTCCGCAGCGGACTTCGACGGCAAGAACCTTGATTTCACTTTCTGA
- a CDS encoding MFS transporter → MDAKAPERIRLSEKLGYGIGDLPSGLYLNFFAAYLLYFFVDLGGVAPAAMALMLLLSRVFDAITDPVMGLISDRTRTRWGRYRPYLLFGAIPYGITGFLIFSAPEMSPGWLLVWAYATYGVTMLAFTAVNVPYGGLLGVISPSATQRANVTAYRMFFSGLSGILVGVLATTLIRELGAGDEARGVMLTMAVFAAVSVVCYLITFATTQERIPPSPTNNSVRGDLGNLVRTGAWVALAVSSVFGVLAIASRASSARFYYKYVVGDDGAPVFLFLDRFGLFLTALALGQVSGVVIGYLLQNRFEKSHLIISGGFLKGAGILAFWLMPIDAVWGQTLAQLFVGIGFGFLMVLAFSMFTDIAEFIDWKFGKPMTALTLAASVFAVKVGAGLGSALPGLVLEWNGFDPGAAQSAEAIAGINAAFAVIPGLILIPAGIAMLFYRLDHATIARIERDLSVRRTAAAGSGE, encoded by the coding sequence TTGGACGCGAAAGCGCCTGAACGAATTCGATTAAGCGAAAAACTGGGTTACGGGATCGGGGATCTGCCCTCGGGCCTGTATCTCAACTTCTTTGCCGCTTACCTGCTGTATTTCTTTGTCGATCTGGGCGGCGTCGCGCCTGCTGCGATGGCATTGATGCTGCTTTTGTCGCGGGTGTTCGACGCGATCACCGATCCGGTGATGGGCCTGATATCCGACCGCACCCGCACGCGCTGGGGCCGGTACCGTCCCTATCTGCTGTTCGGTGCGATTCCCTATGGCATCACCGGCTTCCTGATCTTCTCCGCACCCGAGATGTCGCCGGGATGGCTGCTGGTGTGGGCCTATGCCACCTATGGCGTGACCATGCTGGCCTTTACCGCCGTCAACGTTCCCTATGGCGGCTTGCTGGGCGTGATCTCACCTTCGGCAACGCAGCGCGCCAATGTCACCGCATACAGGATGTTCTTTTCGGGACTTTCGGGCATCCTTGTCGGCGTGCTGGCGACCACTTTGATCCGCGAGCTGGGCGCAGGCGACGAAGCGCGCGGCGTGATGCTGACAATGGCGGTGTTCGCGGCGGTTTCGGTGGTCTGCTACCTCATCACCTTTGCCACCACGCAGGAACGCATCCCGCCCTCGCCCACCAACAATTCGGTGCGCGGCGATCTCGGCAATCTGGTGCGCACCGGTGCATGGGTGGCGCTGGCGGTGTCTTCGGTGTTCGGCGTGCTCGCCATCGCCAGCCGCGCATCGAGCGCCCGCTTCTATTATAAATATGTCGTGGGCGACGATGGTGCGCCTGTGTTCCTGTTCCTCGACCGGTTCGGCCTGTTCCTGACCGCGCTGGCGCTGGGTCAGGTCAGCGGTGTGGTGATCGGCTATCTGCTGCAAAACCGGTTTGAGAAATCGCACCTCATCATCTCCGGCGGCTTTCTGAAGGGTGCCGGCATCCTCGCGTTCTGGCTGATGCCGATTGATGCGGTGTGGGGGCAGACGCTGGCGCAATTGTTCGTCGGCATCGGCTTCGGCTTCCTGATGGTGCTGGCGTTTTCGATGTTCACCGACATTGCCGAATTCATCGACTGGAAATTCGGCAAGCCGATGACCGCACTGACGCTTGCGGCTTCGGTGTTCGCGGTGAAGGTGGGCGCGGGGCTTGGCAGCGCGCTCCCCGGTCTCGTGCTGGAATGGAACGGCTTTGATCCGGGCGCCGCGCAAAGTGCCGAAGCGATCGCCGGGATCAACGCCGCCTTTGCCGTGATCCCCGGTCTGATCCTGATTCCGGCGGGAATTGCCATGCTGTTCTACCGGCTTGACCATGCAACCATCGCCCGGATCGAGCGCGATCTTTCGGTGCGACGCACGGCTGCTGCAGGTTCCGGCGAATAA
- a CDS encoding DUF5522 domain-containing protein translates to MTEPRPANPPAYEALHEAACARGERSYVDPETEFMVFTRLAHLDRGKCCGSACRHCPFDHVNVKR, encoded by the coding sequence GTGACTGAACCGCGCCCCGCCAATCCGCCCGCATACGAAGCCCTGCACGAAGCCGCCTGCGCGCGCGGGGAGCGCAGCTATGTCGATCCCGAGACCGAATTTATGGTGTTCACCCGGCTCGCCCACCTCGACCGCGGCAAATGCTGCGGATCGGCGTGTAGGCACTGCCCGTTCGATCATGTGAATGTGAAGCGCTGA
- a CDS encoding SDR family NAD(P)-dependent oxidoreductase, with the protein MHQLFDLSGKTAVVTGAGRGIGEGIAHLLAEAGANVVCAARSMDQIERVAADINAAGYGTRAVAQATDVSSAADMDALAQRAVDEFGRLDIWINNAGGSLVSAPITELDPAEWDNTLAVNLSSVFYGVRAAARHMKDGSAIVNTSSMAGRDPFPGSGHYSAAKAGVNMLTKTLALELGPQKIRVNAILPGFVPTDTVKKALSMSDEDFGPLLEQLNLPAGRLGTPRDIAACVLYLVGDSGEWVTGQNLCIAGTV; encoded by the coding sequence ATGCACCAACTGTTCGACCTTTCAGGCAAGACCGCCGTCGTCACCGGAGCCGGTCGCGGAATCGGGGAGGGGATTGCCCACCTGCTCGCCGAAGCGGGCGCCAATGTCGTGTGCGCGGCGCGCAGCATGGACCAGATCGAGCGGGTCGCCGCCGACATCAACGCTGCCGGATACGGCACGCGTGCGGTGGCGCAGGCGACCGATGTTTCCTCTGCCGCCGACATGGACGCGCTGGCGCAGCGCGCCGTCGATGAATTCGGACGGCTCGATATCTGGATCAACAATGCGGGCGGTTCACTGGTGTCCGCACCGATCACCGAGCTTGACCCGGCAGAATGGGACAATACGCTGGCGGTGAACCTGTCGAGCGTGTTCTACGGCGTGCGCGCGGCGGCGCGGCACATGAAGGACGGCAGCGCGATCGTGAACACGTCGAGCATGGCGGGGCGCGATCCGTTCCCCGGCAGCGGCCATTACAGCGCGGCCAAGGCGGGGGTGAACATGCTGACAAAGACGTTGGCGCTGGAGCTTGGCCCGCAGAAAATCCGCGTCAACGCGATCCTGCCCGGCTTTGTCCCCACCGACACGGTGAAAAAGGCGCTGAGCATGAGCGATGAGGATTTCGGCCCGCTGCTCGAACAGTTGAACCTGCCCGCCGGACGGCTCGGCACCCCGCGCGATATCGCCGCCTGCGTGCTGTATCTGGTCGGCGATTCAGGCGAATGGGTGACTGGACAGAACCTGTGCATTGCAGGGACGGTCTGA
- a CDS encoding NAD(P)/FAD-dependent oxidoreductase, which produces MDRQEIDTLVIGAGMAGLTCATRIAREGGAVCVIDKGRGPGGRMAARRTEIAGETVSFDHGAQYFTARDPRFRAVVEEWEAQGVVARWPAAGEDAWVGTPGMNAPIRAMAQELDVRWNTRAHSISYTNSRWHVDAGEDRFSAVALLIAVPAEQAFDLLDGLAPVWAREVEQATSEPCWAVMAGFAQRLDIEADALRDPQAPISWAARNSAKPGRSGSECWVLHASPQRSREIIDLPAEEVGPLLLEDFFRQTGAAPAAPVHLAAHRWLYAMPRAISGEPARYDIEIAFGLAGDYLHSPRVEGAWLSGNALADLVLWDV; this is translated from the coding sequence ATGGACAGACAGGAAATCGATACTCTCGTCATTGGCGCCGGCATGGCCGGGCTGACTTGCGCGACACGGATTGCACGCGAAGGCGGTGCGGTTTGCGTCATCGACAAGGGACGCGGGCCGGGTGGCCGGATGGCCGCCCGCCGCACCGAAATCGCCGGAGAAACGGTGTCCTTCGATCATGGCGCGCAATATTTCACGGCACGCGATCCGCGATTTCGTGCGGTGGTGGAGGAGTGGGAGGCGCAAGGCGTGGTCGCCCGCTGGCCTGCTGCCGGGGAAGACGCATGGGTCGGCACCCCCGGCATGAACGCCCCGATCCGGGCGATGGCACAGGAACTTGACGTGCGCTGGAACACGCGCGCGCACAGTATTTCCTACACCAACAGCCGATGGCACGTTGATGCGGGGGAGGACCGGTTTTCCGCTGTCGCCCTGCTGATCGCGGTGCCAGCCGAACAGGCGTTCGATCTGCTCGACGGCCTTGCTCCGGTGTGGGCGCGGGAAGTCGAACAGGCCACGTCCGAGCCGTGCTGGGCCGTCATGGCCGGTTTTGCGCAACGGCTGGATATAGAGGCGGACGCGCTCCGCGATCCGCAGGCGCCGATTTCATGGGCGGCGCGGAATTCGGCCAAGCCCGGACGCAGCGGGTCCGAATGCTGGGTGCTGCACGCATCGCCGCAGCGCAGCCGTGAAATCATCGACTTGCCGGCTGAAGAGGTCGGGCCGCTGCTGCTCGAAGATTTCTTTCGCCAGACCGGGGCCGCGCCCGCCGCGCCGGTTCACCTTGCCGCGCATCGCTGGCTGTACGCCATGCCGCGCGCGATTTCGGGCGAGCCAGCGCGCTATGATATCGAGATCGCTTTCGGGCTTGCTGGCGATTACCTCCATTCCCCGCGCGTCGAAGGGGCGTGGCTTTCGGGCAATGCGCTTGCCGATTTGGTGCTCTGGGACGTTTGA
- the egtD gene encoding L-histidine N(alpha)-methyltransferase: MPTEKGLRLVTRDAEGVDTAFRSDVLAGLAQVPKAIPARWFYDDAGSQLFEDITRLPEYYPTRAETEILTQRSADFAAMIGEGRAVVEFGSGSSVKTPLLLSAINPAAYVPLDIAGDFLRAAAADLAAKFPGLPVYPVEADFMRQVALPEEVAVLPKLGFFPGSTIGNMVARTAVDLLRNMRETLGVGSQLLIGMDLIKDESVLVAAYDDAAGVTAQFNLNLIRRVNRELAGDIPVDSLRHEARWNDDFARVEMHLVATRDIAFTVAGQQFTLAEGESIHTENSHKFDPRTSNMLLHAGGWEPVARWTDGEGRFSLLLAEARPNRMAP, encoded by the coding sequence GTGCCAACCGAAAAAGGTCTGAGGCTGGTCACACGCGATGCCGAAGGGGTGGACACCGCGTTCCGCAGCGATGTGCTGGCTGGTCTGGCGCAAGTGCCCAAGGCGATCCCTGCGCGCTGGTTTTACGACGATGCCGGATCGCAGTTGTTCGAGGATATCACCCGGCTGCCCGAATATTACCCGACCCGCGCCGAAACCGAGATCCTGACGCAGCGCTCGGCCGATTTCGCCGCGATGATCGGCGAAGGGCGCGCGGTGGTGGAGTTCGGATCGGGTTCTTCGGTGAAGACCCCGCTGCTGCTGTCGGCCATCAATCCGGCGGCCTATGTCCCGCTGGATATCGCGGGCGATTTCCTGCGCGCTGCGGCGGCCGATCTGGCGGCGAAGTTTCCCGGCCTGCCGGTCTATCCGGTGGAGGCCGATTTCATGCGGCAGGTCGCGCTGCCCGAAGAGGTGGCAGTTTTGCCCAAGCTCGGGTTCTTCCCCGGCTCCACCATCGGCAACATGGTGGCGCGCACCGCTGTCGACCTGCTGAGGAACATGCGCGAAACGCTCGGCGTGGGATCGCAATTGCTGATCGGCATGGATCTGATCAAGGATGAAAGTGTGCTGGTTGCCGCCTATGACGATGCGGCGGGGGTGACGGCGCAGTTCAACCTCAACCTGATCCGCCGCGTCAATCGCGAGCTTGCGGGCGACATCCCGGTTGACAGCTTGCGCCACGAAGCGCGCTGGAACGACGATTTCGCCCGGGTCGAGATGCATCTCGTCGCCACGCGCGACATCGCCTTCACCGTTGCGGGGCAGCAATTCACTCTGGCCGAGGGCGAAAGCATCCATACCGAAAACAGCCACAAGTTCGATCCTCGCACTTCCAACATGCTGCTGCATGCGGGCGGGTGGGAACCGGTGGCGCGCTGGACCGATGGCGAAGGGCGGTTTTCGCTGCTGCTGGCAGAAGCGCGGCCCAACCGGATGGCTCCCTAG
- the egtB gene encoding ergothioneine biosynthesis protein EgtB, with product MPETNLQREQAEPANEPLSAQFTRTRALMEALVEPLSDADATIQSMEDASPAKWHLAHTTWFWETFLLRDHAPDYTIPNEGWAFLFNSYYEAEGARIGRFSRGMLSRPTLEEVIEWRAQVDAATAPLLDDPVHAPLVALGIAHEQQHIELLLTDIKHALFRNPLGPAMWDADQSQRGPSEELGWHSHPGGIALVGHDPGKASSAFAFDNEGPAHRVLLEPFALADRLVTNREWGEFIADGGYRDASLWLSDGLAWVRENAIHAPLYWRSDEQFTHAGWQKRDPDAPVTHISYYEADAFATWAGARLPTEFEWEAIARGQDGEGSPAAHDPAGGNQLDRAGPVQPNGESDLFGDCWQFTRSAYLPYPRFKPARGAVGEYNGKFMSGQFVLKGASCATVRGHSRASYRNFFYPHQRWQFTGLRLAKDI from the coding sequence ATGCCGGAAACAAACCTCCAACGCGAACAGGCAGAGCCCGCGAATGAGCCGCTGAGCGCGCAGTTCACCCGCACCCGCGCGCTGATGGAGGCTCTGGTAGAGCCGCTTTCGGATGCCGATGCGACGATCCAGTCGATGGAGGACGCGAGCCCCGCCAAATGGCACCTCGCGCACACCACATGGTTTTGGGAGACGTTCCTGCTGCGCGATCACGCGCCCGATTACACGATCCCCAACGAAGGCTGGGCATTCCTGTTCAATTCCTATTACGAGGCGGAAGGCGCGCGGATCGGGCGTTTTTCGCGCGGGATGCTGTCGCGCCCGACGCTGGAAGAAGTGATCGAATGGCGCGCACAGGTCGATGCGGCGACGGCGCCATTGCTGGACGATCCGGTGCACGCGCCGCTGGTCGCTCTGGGTATCGCGCATGAGCAGCAGCACATCGAATTGCTGCTCACCGACATCAAGCACGCGCTGTTCCGCAATCCGCTCGGCCCGGCGATGTGGGACGCGGACCAGTCGCAGCGCGGACCTAGTGAAGAGCTTGGCTGGCATTCGCATCCCGGCGGGATCGCTCTGGTCGGCCATGATCCGGGCAAGGCCAGTTCTGCCTTTGCATTCGATAACGAAGGGCCCGCGCACCGCGTCCTGCTGGAGCCGTTTGCGCTGGCAGACCGGCTGGTGACCAATCGCGAATGGGGCGAATTCATCGCCGATGGCGGATATCGCGATGCCTCGCTGTGGCTGTCCGACGGGCTCGCCTGGGTGCGCGAAAACGCTATCCACGCCCCGCTTTACTGGCGATCCGACGAACAGTTCACCCACGCGGGCTGGCAGAAGCGTGATCCCGATGCGCCGGTGACGCACATCTCCTATTACGAAGCCGATGCCTTTGCGACATGGGCGGGCGCACGCTTGCCGACCGAATTCGAATGGGAAGCGATCGCGCGCGGGCAGGATGGCGAAGGCAGCCCGGCGGCGCATGATCCCGCCGGCGGAAACCAGCTTGACCGGGCAGGGCCGGTGCAACCCAATGGGGAGAGCGACCTGTTCGGCGATTGCTGGCAGTTCACCCGCTCCGCCTATCTGCCCTATCCCCGGTTCAAACCGGCACGCGGCGCGGTGGGCGAATACAACGGCAAATTCATGAGTGGACAGTTCGTGCTGAAAGGCGCCAGCTGCGCCACCGTGCGCGGCCATTCGCGCGCGTCGTACCGCAATTTCTTCTACCCGCATCAACGCTGGCAATTCACCGGCCTGCGGCTTGCCAAGGACATTTGA
- a CDS encoding sensor domain-containing diguanylate cyclase, producing MASPVDLSVPQPDPASIMPLGSDPLLLACGAMALVALAAISRVVSSRRETREVARTARQHGDAMRDFLQTVRMAERLAGIGIWQYDPQTGEQHWSDGMKRLFGIDEDEQFVAGDAETLLFAHDIDLVGEVERNRHQTDPFEFEFELNTPDIPLRGLRVQACNLIGANGEVRSIVGVVRERGESETARKPAHSDIVSGLDAPITALCDPLTGIATRRLVMAELGRRLVDARITEMPLVLVMFDIDHFQRINADRGAAAADTVLRRVAAIAGAQARDSDLLGRVGDSEFAWIVPGASDRMARIMTERLRQAIAATDAKDGTPAVTISVGYSAMKPDDTALSLFARVDGALWEARASGCNRVRMAA from the coding sequence ATGGCATCCCCTGTCGATCTTTCCGTGCCGCAGCCCGACCCGGCTTCGATCATGCCTCTGGGCAGCGATCCCTTGCTGCTGGCTTGCGGGGCAATGGCACTGGTCGCGCTCGCCGCCATCTCGCGTGTGGTTTCCTCGCGCAGGGAAACACGCGAGGTTGCCCGTACCGCGCGCCAGCACGGCGATGCCATGCGCGACTTCCTGCAAACGGTGCGCATGGCCGAAAGGCTCGCCGGGATCGGTATCTGGCAATATGATCCGCAAACCGGCGAGCAGCATTGGTCGGACGGGATGAAGCGCCTGTTCGGTATCGACGAGGACGAGCAATTCGTCGCCGGAGACGCCGAAACGCTGTTGTTCGCGCATGACATCGATCTGGTGGGCGAGGTTGAGCGCAATCGTCACCAGACCGATCCGTTCGAGTTCGAATTCGAGTTGAACACGCCCGATATCCCCCTGCGCGGGCTGCGCGTGCAGGCGTGCAACCTGATCGGCGCCAATGGTGAAGTGCGGAGCATTGTCGGCGTGGTGCGGGAAAGGGGCGAAAGCGAAACTGCGCGGAAGCCCGCGCACAGCGATATTGTCTCCGGCCTCGATGCCCCGATCACCGCGCTGTGCGATCCCTTGACCGGCATTGCCACTCGCAGGCTGGTGATGGCCGAATTGGGCCGTCGCCTTGTCGATGCGCGGATTACCGAAATGCCTCTGGTACTGGTGATGTTCGATATCGATCATTTCCAGCGCATCAATGCAGATCGCGGCGCGGCGGCGGCTGATACCGTGCTGCGCCGGGTGGCCGCGATTGCCGGAGCGCAGGCCCGCGACAGCGATCTGCTGGGCCGGGTCGGTGACAGCGAATTTGCCTGGATAGTGCCCGGAGCTTCAGATCGCATGGCGCGCATCATGACCGAACGCCTGCGTCAGGCTATTGCTGCCACGGACGCAAAGGACGGGACACCCGCAGTGACAATCAGCGTCGGCTATTCCGCGATGAAGCCGGACGACACAGCGCTTTCGCTGTTCGCGCGCGTGGATGGCGCCTTGTGGGAGGCCCGTGCATCCGGCTGCAACCGGGTGCGGATGGCGGCCTGA